The region AAACTAACACTATTATATTACATTTTTGTCAAAATAAATAGACATGATTTACATAACGAACTAAAAAACTCAAGAATTATGCTATAATGTTAAGGTAAGATCTTCTTTCATTCAAAACTGCTAAATATCAATAAAATAAAAGGGGGCAATTTTAATGCCGATATGGGATTTGACCTTTTTTTATAAATCTCCACATGATGATAAAATAAAAAAGGACTTAGAAGAAGGACTAAATAAGGCAGAACAACTTAGACAAAAATACCATAATAAACTTTCTGATCCTACTTTATCTTCTTCTCAACTTAAAAACTTCTTTGTTGAGTGTGAAGAACTTTTTAACAAAGTTTGGTTAACAATTCAGTATGCTTCTTTAAATTATGCTGCTGATACTTCCAACGAGCTATATCAAAAATTAGCAGCTATATGTGATGATTATGAATCAAAAATTGAAATGGAGCTTTCTTTTTGGAAGCCTGCTATTCTAAAACAATCCGATAGTAAATTAAAAGAGTTCATGGAATCAGAAGAATTGAAGGATTATAAGCATGTTATTGAAAACCTTTTAAAATCAAAAAAGCATGTGTTATCAGCAGATGCAGAAAAAGTTTTGGCTGCGATGTACAATTCTTCAAGAGGCGGATTCCAAGATCTCTACCAGCGCCTGACTAGTTCCTATATATTTGAAATTGAAATTGATGGAATGATTAAAACCTTAACGGAACCTCAAATGAGATCTTTAAGAATGCATCCGGATAAAGATGTTAGAAGAAGAGCTATGAAGATACTTTTTGATAGATACGAAAAAGATCAATTGGTTATTGAGAAAACCTATAATTCGATTGTGAAAAATTATGATACTGAAGCGAGCTTGAGAAATTTTCAAGAGCCGATTTCTATGAGAAATTTGGAAAATGAGGTAGATGACAAGATAGTTAGCACTGTGATTGAGGTTACAACAGAAAATACTCCTCTTGTTCACCAATATTATAATTGGAAAACCAAGAAAATGGGAATACCTTTAACGTTAGCAGATATATATGCACCTTTAGAGAAAGAACAGAAAGAATATTCGTTTGAAGAAGCTAAAAATCTTGTGTTGGAAGCATATTATCATTTTGATGAGGAGTTTGGTGAAATAGTAGATTCTTTTTTCACAGAAAAAAGGATTGATTCTGATATAAGAAAAGGAAAAAGAGGAGGGGCTTTTACTTCCTATGTTGTTCCAAATAAAAAACCCTTTATATTAATGAATTTTACAGGTAATATGAACGATGTAATGACTTTGGCTCATGAATTGGGGCATGGAATACATGGGGTATTGGCGTCTAAGCAAAATGTATGGAACTACCATCCTCCGCTAGTAATGGCGGAAGTAGCTTCAGTGTTTGGAGAAATGTTGGTGATGGATGCAGTTTTACCAACGTTGTCTGAAGAAGAAAGAATTGCTTTTATAGCTTCTAAAATTGAGGATACTTTTGCGACGATGTTCAGACAAAATATGTTTGCAAGATTTGAAATTAGTTCTCATAAAATGATCAGTGATAATGGTAGTGCAACATGGAAAGAACTATCAAATTTATATAGCCAAGAATTAAAAATTATGTTTGGAGATTCTGTAATAATTCCTGATGAATATCATTTTGAATGGTCTAGCATTTCTCACATGTTTCATACACCGTTTTATGTTTATGCATACAATTTTGCAAATTTGTTGGTTCTTGCTTTGTATGAACAATACAAGCAAGAAGGCAGATCTTTTGTTCCTAAATATAAGGAGTTATTAAGTAGTGGGGCAAATGATTCTCCAGATAGGTTATTGAAAAAGGTTGGAATAGATATAAATCAAAAGGCGTTTTGGAAAAGGGGTTTTGAGTTTATTGAAAGAGAGTTTTTAAATAAATTAGATTAATATGTTCTTTTAAAGGGTGAGGAGGAATCAATTTGTGGAAATCCAAAAATTGGTAACTAGCAAAGGATTTCAGACAAATACGTATATTATTAACAATGAGATTATTATAGATCCCGGTGAGGGTGTTGGGCAATTTGTGAGTAAAGACCATGAATTTATTGTGTTGTTGACTCATGGGCATTTCGATCATATTTTGGGACTTTCAGAAATTAAAGTAAAAGAATTATATGTACATCCATTGGATGTCAATTTATTACAAAATCCAAAAGAAAACCTATCTTTTCTCTTAGATAAGCCTTTTTCATGGCTTAAACCATGGAAAAATATTTCTGAAAATTATAGAGTAATACATACCCCAGGTCATACCCCAGGATCTTGTGTTATTCATATTGGTGATTACCTGTTTACGGGAGATACTTTGTTTTTTGATTCTATAGGCAGAACGGACCTTCCAAATTCTTCAACAGATGATATGAAAAATTCTTTAAAGATATTAAAACAATATTTTAAGTCTTTACCAAGAAACACTTTTATAGCTCCTGGTCATATGAGAACGGGAACCTTAGAAGAAGTTTTAGAAAATAACCCTTTTCTTAAAGAGATCTAGCAAGATAACAGCAAGAGAATTTTATTGGTACAAAGACATTAATAGGTTGGTTTGTTTAATAGGTAACAAAAGGATATAAGAAATTGGATCTACAAACTTTAGAAGCAAATATTAAAAAACGATGTTTTTGATTTATATAGGGTCTAGGGCGAAGCCCCCCTTCTACTTTGAGAAAAGTTTCAGATATTAAAAAATGATGTTTTTGATTTATATAGGGTCTAGGGCGAAGCCCCCCTTCTGTTTCTTTGGTAGAATTACCAAAAAGTCAAACTTTCTTTGAAACAGCAAAGTATGAAATATTTATAAATCTTTGTTTTAGAGTTTCTAAAGGCAGTAAAATTGAAATTAGTAGGAGGTTATTATATTGATTGAACCACATGGTGGAAAGTTAATAAACAGAATTGTCTCAGAACAAGAAAAGGATGAATGGTTGAAAAAGTCAAAAGAATTAAAGTCTATAACAGTTTCATATTATGATCTTTCAGAATTAGAAAATATTTCAACAGGACTATTTAGTCCTTTAGAAGGTTTTATGAATAAAAATGATTATGATTCAGTTTTAAATAATATGAGATTAGAAAGTGGAATTGTCTGGTCTATACCTATTGTTTTATCAGTAAAGAAACAAATTGCAGATAATTTAAAAGTTGGAGAAGATATAATAATAAAGTCTGAAGAAGATGGAAAAACCTATGCTGTTCTTCATCTAGAAGATAAATTTATCAGAAGAAAAGAAGAAGAAGCTAAAAAAGTATATAAAACCAATGAAGATAAACATCCTGGGGTAAAGTTTTTATATGAGCAAGGAGAAGTAGCATTAGGAGGCAAGATTACCTTACTTAGCAGAATAAATCACGAGAATTTTCAAGAGTATAGGTTTGATCCGGTAGAAACAAGAAGAATTTTTTCAGAAAACGGATGGAAGACGATTGTTGCTTTTCAAACAAGGAATCCAATTCATAGAGCTCACGAATATCTTCAAAAAACAGCCTTAGAAATAGTCGATGGATTATTTATCAATCCACTTGTGGGAAAGACTCAAGAAGAAGATATCCCTTCAGATGTTCGAATGCATTCATATGAAGTTATTTTAGATAAATATTATCCAAAAAATAGAGTATGTTTGGGAGTTTTTCCTGTCAATATGAGATATGCTGGCCCTAGAGAGGCAGTATTTCATGCTATATGTAGGAAAAATTATGGTTGTTCACACATTATAATTGGAAGGGATCATGCTGGCGTTGGCAATTATTACGGAACTTATGAAGCGCAAGAAATTTTTGATCAATTTAAGCCTGAAGAGATAGGAATTATTCCTTTAAAGTTTGAGCATGCATTTTATTGTAAAAGATGTGAAAACATGGCTACATCCAAAACATGTCCTCATGGGAATGAAGAACATGTTTTTTTGAGCGGTACAAAAGTCAGAGAGATGCTTTCACGCGGTGAAAAACCACCAAAAGAATTTACTAGGCCAGAAGTAGCAGAGATTCTTATGAAATTTTATCAAGAAAAAAATAATGTTGAAAAATAAGTTATGTGCGTTGTTTTTGATTTTACTATTAGCTATTAATATATTTTCATATGAAATATTCTTTTCTGGAGAAGAATTGGTAAGATTTCTTAAAGAGAAGATTCTTGAAAGTAATTCGTTGAGATTGGTGTCTTTTAGTCTTGATGACACCATCTCCAATGAATTATTAAAAGTGAAGAGTGAGATATTCCTGGAATATGAGGGGGGCTATTCTGGTGTACTGTTTTTACCAATTATTTATGATAAAAATATTGAAGGATACCTCCACGAAAAATTCATAGTGTTTGACGATAATTCGGTATTATTTGGGACAGGTAATTTTACAAAAAGTGGTCTTCTAACAGATTTTAATGTTTTTATATATACTGATGATCAAAAGATAGTCAACGTTTTTCTTCAAGAAATTTCGAACTTTAAGAAAGGTAAATATGCTAATGACAAGAGTAAAATAAAAGTTAACTTAAAAAAAACTGATTTAAATAATGTCAAAATAGTTACAGGGCCTTCTGATCAAATTACAAAGGAGATTCTTAATAATATAAAAAAAGCAAAAAAATCAATAAAGGTATTTTCTTATTCTTTTACAGATCCTTACTTTGTAGAAGCCTTGGAAAGGATGTCTTCAAAAGGTGTTGATGTCCAGATTTTATCGGATGATTGGAATAAACTGTATGATTCCCCTATTAAATATCTTTCCAATATTAATGTACGATATAACGATAAAATACATGCCAAAACAATAATAATTGATGAAAAAAAATCTATCATCGGCAGTTACAACTTAACGTATAGAGCCAGAGAAAAAAATGACGAGATTATTATGATTATAGATAATGAAAGCGTTGCCAATATATTGACTAAAAAATTTGATTTATTATTTCAATAATGATAAAATAATATGATTTTTAAAAAATATATACTTTATATATTTTTTGGTTAAAATTGGAGTATGAATCGAAAATTTGCCCAAAATGGGATTTTGAATTTAAAAGGAGGAAAGTACTTTAACTATATTTAAAGTACACATTATATGGAGATACGTGTCGCAATTGCGCAAATGAATTCAATAGTTGGAGATTATTATGGGAACATTAATAAAATTAAAAACAACATTAGGCAAGCATGTAATGATCATGCAGACATAATTGTATTTCCTGAGTTGTGCTTAAATGGATATCCTCCAGAAGATTTGTTATTAAAGACTCAATTTTTAAACGATTCTTTAAAAAGTATAAAAGATGTCAAAGACTTTACTGAAGATAAAGATATAGTAATAATTCTTGGAGCAGTAGAATGTGATGAATATTACAATATCTACAACAGTGCGCAAATTATTTTTAAAGGTAACCTTTTAGGGAAATATAAAAAAAGACTTTTATCCTCTTTTTCATTTTTTGATGAAAGAAGGTATTTTAATCCTTCAGATATTTTAACGCTGATAGAATTGAATGGAAGTAAGATAGGTATTACAATAGGTAATGAGATTTGTTTTCCAAATAGTAGCCTGTATTCGGCAGTTAATAACGAAACTGATTTAATTTTAAACTTGTCTGCTTCTGTATTTTACAAAAATAAGATCAATTCAATTCATAATATCCTAAAGGCAAGGGCACTTGAGCTATCTTCCTGGGTCGTGTATTGTAATATGGTTGGTGGTCAAGATGAATTAGTGTTTGACGGTGGAAGCATGGTTATAGACCCTTATGGGGTTATAGAGATGAATGCACCATTATTTGAAGAAGGAATTTACTTTATTGATATTGATGCTGAAGAAGCTAAACGAGCAAAATTAAAAAACAGTAAAAGTAGTTCTTTATGTCAAGTTAAGAATAATGTTGAGATAATTAATATTAATAAGATTGTTAGTAAAAAAAGAAAGATCAAATCTATCACTAGTAAAATTCCTGATGAAAATGAATTACTTTATTCTGCAATCAAGTTAGGACTAAGAGATTATTTGGTAAAAAATGGTTTTAGTAGCGTTGTTTTAGGTTTAAGTGGTGGAGTTGATTCTGCGTTGGTTGCATCAATAGCTGCAGATTCGATAGGAAACAAAAATGTTTTAGCTTTAATCATGCCTTCAGAATTTACCTCTAAAAAAAGTGTAGAAGATGCAGTGGAACTTTCACTAAATTTAGGGATAGAATATAAAATTATTTCAATTAGTGAATTATATAATACCTATTTAGATACATTAAAAGAAAGTTTTAAAGGAAAGACGTTTGATGAAACAGAAGAAAATTTACAAGCACGAATTAGAGGCAATATTATCATGGCTTTTTCAAATAAATTTGGGCATCTTGCTTTAGTTTGTGGGAATAAAAGTGAAGTTGCAACAGGTTATTCAACTCTTTACGGTGATACTGCTGGAGGTTTCGCACCTATTAAAGATCTATATAAAACTGAATTATACAAAGTTGCTAAAAAATATAATGAGATTCATAATAAAGAAATTATAACAAAATCAATCTTAGAAAAGCCTCCTTCTGCTGAACTTAGACCAAATCAGAAAGATGAAGATAAATTGCCTCCTTACGATATTTTAGACAAGATCTTGTTTAACTATATTGAAAGAGGAAAATCATATAATGAGCTTTTAGAAATGGGATTAAATGAAGAAATTGTCAAGAATGTAATAAATATGGTAGAAAAAAGTGAATGGAAACGTAGACAATTGCCAGCTGGAATTAAACTAAGTGAATTGAGTTTTGGAAAAGAACGGAAGATGCCAATTACAAAAAAGTACAGATTTTGGTAATTTTTTGTTATGTTATGTTGAATAAATTAAAGGTGGGAGAAACTAAATTATGAAAGAAAACAAAATTGAGGAAATATTAGAACAAAAGCTAAAGGAAACTGAAAAAGAGGAATTTGGGAGTTGGAAAAATCTTTTAATAATTATAATAGCAATGGGGCTTATATATGCTGTTGCATTACTTTTATGGAATATGTATAGTGGATACCTAGAGAATAGACATTACTATCCTTACATAAAACTAAAGGATACTGGATATGAAAAAATTTCTAAGTATCCATATAATGCAAAAGATACTAATATTATTATAAATAAAACAGATTATTCAAATATCTATTCAGTAAAAACGCCTTTTGGTGCCTTTTCTGTTCAGACTTTTGACAACAGATTTTTTTTCTTTGAAAATTCTGAAACAGCAGTTATTTCATATCCTTCATATGATTTTAGAGGTTTGGAATATTCTGTAATTAACAAAAATGGAGATTTCTTTAGATTTGTTATAGTTCCTAGTGAAGAAGTTATACCAGATATCTTTGATTTTGTTGAAAATTTATCTGAAATAAAGATTTTAGATTCATCAGAACTAATCAAGTACGAATTTCTTTCTGAAAATGACGAAGCATATATAGTTAAAACTAAATATGAAGAATTAGATTTACCCAAAAATTTGATAGAGAGTGTAGGAGAAAGTGAAAAATTTGTTTACTTAGTGTCAAAAAAGTATGGGTTGTTTAATAAAATATATTATATTGAAAAAGATACTTCCAAGCTTAGAGAACTAATAATAATTTCAGAAACAAGTTTTCCAATACGGACCATTGAATAAATTTCAAAAATTCAACCGGGAGGGAAAAAGATGAATTTTATTAATAAAATTACAGTAGTTCCAAAGTTACCAGAAGAAATAGTTGGTTTGAAAGAACTTTCAGAAAATATGTGGTGGACTTGGAACTATAAGGCTCAACAGTTGTTTAAAAAAATTGACGAAAATCTTTGGAATTCTGTCCAAAGAAACCCTGTGGTGTTTCTAAAAAAAGTTGAACAGAAAAAATTGAATTCCGCTGTAGCAAGCAATGATTTTATGAGTTTATATCAAGAAGTGATGAATAATTTCCATAATTATATGAATGAGGATCAAAAAACTTGGTTTAAAAAGACTCATAGCCACACTAATTATGGTGAAATAGCTTATTTTTGTATGGAATATGGAATGCACGAGTCATTTCCTATGTATTCCGGCGGATTAGGAATACTTGCTGGAGATCATATTAAAAGTGCAAGTGATTTAGGAATACCTTTAGTAGCAGTAGGACTTCTTTATAGAAAAGGATATTTTATTCAGAAAATCAATTCTGAAGGATGGCAAGAAAGTATATATTTAGATTATGATTTTTCTGATTTTCCTATACATCCAGCTGTAGATCAAAATGGTGAAGAGGTTTATGTTTCTATAACACTACCTGAAAGGACTGTATATATAAAAGTTTGGGAGATAAAAGTTGGAAGAGTTAAATTATATTTATTAGATACCGACTTATTACAAAACGATCCAGAAGATAGAAAAATAACCTCTACCCTATATGGTGGAGATTTAGAAATGAGAATTAAACAAGAGATGGTTATTGGTATAGCAGGTGTAAGAGCTTTAAGAAAGCTTGGCTATAAACCTTCTGTATGGCATATGAATGAAGGACATTCGGCTTTTCTGGGTTTAGAAAGAATAAGAGAATTCGTACAAGAATATAATTTATCATTTTCTGAAGCTGTTCAAGCTGTTAGAGCTGGAAATATATTCACAACACATACACCAGTTCCTGCAGGAAATGATTTATTTCCAATTTATCTGATAGATAAATATTTTGGAGATTATTGGCCACAATTAAAAGCTACTAGACAAGACTTTTTAGATCTTGGATTAGAAAAGCAAAAAAGTGGAGAAAGCCTTTTTTCTATGGCTATATTAGCTCTAAAACTCTCTGGAAGGGCGAACGGTGTTTCTAAATTACATGGAACAGTTTCAAAAAAGTTGTGGAATCACGTTTGGCCAGGAATAGAATGGGTAGAAGTGCCTATTACTTATGTAACCAACGGTGTTCATATTAATTCTTGGTTAAATCCACTATTACAAGAATCTTTTAAAAAATATTTAGGTGAAGACTGGATGCTAAAAATAGATGATCCAGATTTATGGACCAAAATAAACGATATTCCTAATGAAGAGTTATGGAAGATCCATATGTTACTCAAAAAAGAATTAATAAAGTTTGTTCGCGAAAGTATTAAAGCCCAAAGGATGAGACATGGAGAAACTGTAGAACAATTAGAAGAAGTAGAGAATATAGGGAATGAAGAAGCTTTAACAATAGGTTTTGCAAGGAGATTTGCTACATATAAGCGAGCAGATTTGATATTTAAAGATCCTGAAAGACTTAAAAAGATTTTAAACAATCCCGAAAGACCTGTAGAATTGATATTCGCTGGTAAAGCTCATCCAGCAGACAAACCAGGTCAAGAATTAATGAAAAAAATATATGAATATTCAAGAGATCCAGAATTTAAAAATAAAATAATTATTCTAGAAAATTATGACATGAATATGGCAAGATTTTTAGTTTCTGGTGTTGATATTTGGCTTAATAATCCTAGAAGGCCCCTGGAGGCATCAGGAACATCAGGGCAAAAGGCAGGAATGAATGGAGCAATCAATTTTTCTGTTTTAGATGGGTGGTGGAATGAGGGTTACAACGGGAAAAACGGTTGGACTATAGGTGATGATAGAGATTATGAAAACCACGAATTGCAAGACAAAATAGACAGTGTCTCTATTTATAACCAACTTGAAAAACAAATTGTTCCTTTATACTATGAAAGAGGCAATGGAAATATTCCACAAGAGTGGATAGAAAAAATGAAAGAGTCACTAAAGAGTGTAACCTCATTTTTCAACACATATAGAATGCTTAAGGAGTATACTCAAAAGTTGTATATGCCTGCAAGTGAACAACATAGAAATTTCTGTTCCAACGATTTTAAAGTAGTTAAAGATTTTACAAAATGGTTAAATTTATTGAAAGAGAATTGGAATTCAATAAAAATACATGTAATGTTTGATTACGAAAAGTCTCAGATCATAAATGCAGAAGAAGAAATCGAGATACAGGCAGAGATTTATATGCCCGGAATTGGCCCAGATTCAATTATTGCAGAAATTGTTGTGGCCTCACTACAAAATGGGAAAATTGAACAGCTTAAAACTTATGATATGAAGCTTGTTAAAGAAATTCAAAAAGATGCTTATTTATATACTGGTAAAATAAAGATTGAAGATAGAGGAGAGTATGGAATAAATGTGAGGGTAACCCCCAATCATCCTTACATGCCACACAAAAATTATCTAATGGGTTTAGTTAAATATCCTGAATAAAAATTAAAAAAAATTCTTTGTAAATATTTTCAGACCCCCTTGCTTCACAATATGTTGATGTGTTATCATACAATTATACTATATATTGTGAAGAGGGGGTTTTGTTTATGCGAGTTATAGATGATTGGTTAAATAAAGAAATATCCCAGAACGCTATGGCAATTCTTCAAGATAGATATTTTTTAAAGGACGCAGATGGTAATTATATTGAAAACACATGGGATGAAGTGGCAAAGAGGGTTGCAAGACATGTGGCCAGTGCAGAAATTAACTTTAGCCAAGATGTTAAAGAAATACAAAAAGCCGAGACCATTTTTTATAAACTGATACGATCAAGAATCTTTATTCCTAATAGTCCAACTTTATTCAATGCTGGGAAAACTATAGATAAACAATTCTTTAATAAAGCAATTGAAGATATGACTATTGATGATTATAAACAAATATTTAATTTACGTACTAAACACAACATGTTATCTGCTTGTTTTGTTGTTCCAATGGAAGACTCTCTAGCTTCTATATTTGATGCAGTTAAAAATGCTGCCCTAATAATGAAATATGGTGGAGGAGTGGGATATGATTTTTCTGTCTTGCGTCCTAAAGGTTCCTCTATAGCAGGTACAGGAGGCAAATCTTCCGGTCCAGTTAGCTTTATGCATGTTTTTAATGTAGCTGCTTCCACAATAGAACAAGGCGGTTCAAGAAGAGCCGCGCAAATGGCTGTACTTAGGTATGATCATCCAGATGTTTTCGAATTTATTAATTCCAAAAAGGATAACAAAGGGAACAATGTTCTAAATTACTTCAATATTTCTATTAACATAGATAATCCAAGCACATTTAAAAGACTTATAGAAAATGATGAAGAATTATTACTAAAACATCCGGACTCAAAAATTCAGAAAAAAGTTAAGGCTAGAGAACTTATTGATAAAATGGCTGAAAATGCATGGAAGACTGGAGACCCTGGAGTTCTTTTTCTGGGGAGACACAATGAGTACTACGCAATGAGCGAATATACTCCTGTAACTGCTACTAATCCATGTGGTGAAGAACCCTTACCACCTTTTGGAAGCTGTAATTTAGGATCTTTAGATATTTCAAAGTTGGTTGAAAAGATAGACCTTGGGAATCCAACATCCTCAACAGGTGAAGAATTTAAAGAAATAGTGTATTGGGCTGTTAGATTCCTAGATGATGTTGTTGAGGCTAATGTTTTTCCACTTAAAGAAATAGAAGAAATCACAAGAAGGCAACGATTTGTTGGATTGGGAATTATGGGTTTAGCAGATGCTCTTTATAAAAAAGAAATTCCGTATAATTCAGAAGATGGAAGAAAATTTATGGCAAAAGTTACAGCACAATTAGCTTATTATTCTCATTTGGCCAGTACTGGATTGGCTAAAGAGAGGGGGAACTTCCCTGATTTTGAAAAGTCAAAGTATCCAAATGGGTTTATTCCTTTTGCTATGTTAGATGACCAAATAGATAAAGATATAAAAATATGGAATGACAAAATAAGAGAACATTTTTATGGTGAAGCAAAACAGTATAAAAGAAATGTTCAAACTAACACAGTTGCTCCTACTGGTTCAATTTCTAATTTGGCCGATACTTCAAGTGGAATAGAACCTAATTTTTTACTTTCTTACATTAGATATATGACAAATAAAGAGGGAGAGAGAGTACCTCTCACATATATAAACCCTGTTTTGATAGAAAAGGTTGGAGCTCTTATAACAGATGAGATAAAAGAAGAAATAGTAAAAAAAGGAAGCATACAACATATAAAATCCATTCCCGATGATATTAAAAAAATTTTTGTGACAGCTGTAGATATTTCACCTGAAGATCATTTATTAGCTCAACATGTTATTCAAAGTTATTTAGATGCATCATGCTCAAAAACTATTAATAT is a window of Defluviitoga tunisiensis DNA encoding:
- a CDS encoding NAD+ synthase: MEIRVAIAQMNSIVGDYYGNINKIKNNIRQACNDHADIIVFPELCLNGYPPEDLLLKTQFLNDSLKSIKDVKDFTEDKDIVIILGAVECDEYYNIYNSAQIIFKGNLLGKYKKRLLSSFSFFDERRYFNPSDILTLIELNGSKIGITIGNEICFPNSSLYSAVNNETDLILNLSASVFYKNKINSIHNILKARALELSSWVVYCNMVGGQDELVFDGGSMVIDPYGVIEMNAPLFEEGIYFIDIDAEEAKRAKLKNSKSSSLCQVKNNVEIININKIVSKKRKIKSITSKIPDENELLYSAIKLGLRDYLVKNGFSSVVLGLSGGVDSALVASIAADSIGNKNVLALIMPSEFTSKKSVEDAVELSLNLGIEYKIISISELYNTYLDTLKESFKGKTFDETEENLQARIRGNIIMAFSNKFGHLALVCGNKSEVATGYSTLYGDTAGGFAPIKDLYKTELYKVAKKYNEIHNKEIITKSILEKPPSAELRPNQKDEDKLPPYDILDKILFNYIERGKSYNELLEMGLNEEIVKNVINMVEKSEWKRRQLPAGIKLSELSFGKERKMPITKKYRFW
- a CDS encoding phospholipase D-like domain-containing protein, coding for MKNKLCALFLILLLAINIFSYEIFFSGEELVRFLKEKILESNSLRLVSFSLDDTISNELLKVKSEIFLEYEGGYSGVLFLPIIYDKNIEGYLHEKFIVFDDNSVLFGTGNFTKSGLLTDFNVFIYTDDQKIVNVFLQEISNFKKGKYANDKSKIKVNLKKTDLNNVKIVTGPSDQITKEILNNIKKAKKSIKVFSYSFTDPYFVEALERMSSKGVDVQILSDDWNKLYDSPIKYLSNINVRYNDKIHAKTIIIDEKKSIIGSYNLTYRAREKNDEIIMIIDNESVANILTKKFDLLFQ
- the glgP gene encoding alpha-glucan family phosphorylase, which encodes MNFINKITVVPKLPEEIVGLKELSENMWWTWNYKAQQLFKKIDENLWNSVQRNPVVFLKKVEQKKLNSAVASNDFMSLYQEVMNNFHNYMNEDQKTWFKKTHSHTNYGEIAYFCMEYGMHESFPMYSGGLGILAGDHIKSASDLGIPLVAVGLLYRKGYFIQKINSEGWQESIYLDYDFSDFPIHPAVDQNGEEVYVSITLPERTVYIKVWEIKVGRVKLYLLDTDLLQNDPEDRKITSTLYGGDLEMRIKQEMVIGIAGVRALRKLGYKPSVWHMNEGHSAFLGLERIREFVQEYNLSFSEAVQAVRAGNIFTTHTPVPAGNDLFPIYLIDKYFGDYWPQLKATRQDFLDLGLEKQKSGESLFSMAILALKLSGRANGVSKLHGTVSKKLWNHVWPGIEWVEVPITYVTNGVHINSWLNPLLQESFKKYLGEDWMLKIDDPDLWTKINDIPNEELWKIHMLLKKELIKFVRESIKAQRMRHGETVEQLEEVENIGNEEALTIGFARRFATYKRADLIFKDPERLKKILNNPERPVELIFAGKAHPADKPGQELMKKIYEYSRDPEFKNKIIILENYDMNMARFLVSGVDIWLNNPRRPLEASGTSGQKAGMNGAINFSVLDGWWNEGYNGKNGWTIGDDRDYENHELQDKIDSVSIYNQLEKQIVPLYYERGNGNIPQEWIEKMKESLKSVTSFFNTYRMLKEYTQKLYMPASEQHRNFCSNDFKVVKDFTKWLNLLKENWNSIKIHVMFDYEKSQIINAEEEIEIQAEIYMPGIGPDSIIAEIVVASLQNGKIEQLKTYDMKLVKEIQKDAYLYTGKIKIEDRGEYGINVRVTPNHPYMPHKNYLMGLVKYPE
- a CDS encoding MBL fold metallo-hydrolase, with amino-acid sequence MEIQKLVTSKGFQTNTYIINNEIIIDPGEGVGQFVSKDHEFIVLLTHGHFDHILGLSEIKVKELYVHPLDVNLLQNPKENLSFLLDKPFSWLKPWKNISENYRVIHTPGHTPGSCVIHIGDYLFTGDTLFFDSIGRTDLPNSSTDDMKNSLKILKQYFKSLPRNTFIAPGHMRTGTLEEVLENNPFLKEI
- a CDS encoding M3 family oligoendopeptidase, encoding MPIWDLTFFYKSPHDDKIKKDLEEGLNKAEQLRQKYHNKLSDPTLSSSQLKNFFVECEELFNKVWLTIQYASLNYAADTSNELYQKLAAICDDYESKIEMELSFWKPAILKQSDSKLKEFMESEELKDYKHVIENLLKSKKHVLSADAEKVLAAMYNSSRGGFQDLYQRLTSSYIFEIEIDGMIKTLTEPQMRSLRMHPDKDVRRRAMKILFDRYEKDQLVIEKTYNSIVKNYDTEASLRNFQEPISMRNLENEVDDKIVSTVIEVTTENTPLVHQYYNWKTKKMGIPLTLADIYAPLEKEQKEYSFEEAKNLVLEAYYHFDEEFGEIVDSFFTEKRIDSDIRKGKRGGAFTSYVVPNKKPFILMNFTGNMNDVMTLAHELGHGIHGVLASKQNVWNYHPPLVMAEVASVFGEMLVMDAVLPTLSEEERIAFIASKIEDTFATMFRQNMFARFEISSHKMISDNGSATWKELSNLYSQELKIMFGDSVIIPDEYHFEWSSISHMFHTPFYVYAYNFANLLVLALYEQYKQEGRSFVPKYKELLSSGANDSPDRLLKKVGIDINQKAFWKRGFEFIEREFLNKLD
- the sat gene encoding sulfate adenylyltransferase gives rise to the protein MIEPHGGKLINRIVSEQEKDEWLKKSKELKSITVSYYDLSELENISTGLFSPLEGFMNKNDYDSVLNNMRLESGIVWSIPIVLSVKKQIADNLKVGEDIIIKSEEDGKTYAVLHLEDKFIRRKEEEAKKVYKTNEDKHPGVKFLYEQGEVALGGKITLLSRINHENFQEYRFDPVETRRIFSENGWKTIVAFQTRNPIHRAHEYLQKTALEIVDGLFINPLVGKTQEEDIPSDVRMHSYEVILDKYYPKNRVCLGVFPVNMRYAGPREAVFHAICRKNYGCSHIIIGRDHAGVGNYYGTYEAQEIFDQFKPEEIGIIPLKFEHAFYCKRCENMATSKTCPHGNEEHVFLSGTKVREMLSRGEKPPKEFTRPEVAEILMKFYQEKNNVEK